From one Notolabrus celidotus isolate fNotCel1 unplaced genomic scaffold, fNotCel1.pri scaffold_142_arrow_ctg1, whole genome shotgun sequence genomic stretch:
- the ndnl2 gene encoding necdin-like 2 → MTQRKRLSNSQTPSQSKRSAGPLVNQEEEDDVTFTQPSSTQVQRGLEKLTSAQVDQKTAEVVQYFLVKDQKKMPIRRADIVKHVVKEYRNIYPEIINRAAQMFDKVFGFKLVEIDTKNHLYILVNKLEPTEAPSPIPAPVNPKMGLLFVILSVVFMKGGAVRENLVWNMLKKLRVDQGERHDEFGDVKKVVTDEFVRQRYLEYVRIPHTEPIEHEFRWGQRAELEVSKTQILKFMGELHEVDPQSWSQQYKEAHSSQTSSQPGTSSQR, encoded by the exons ATGACACAAAGAAAGAGACTCTCCAACTCACAGACCCCCTCTCAGAGCAAA AGGTCGGCGGGTCCTTTAGTgaaccaggaggaggaggatgatgtgACCTTCACTCAGCCCAGCAGCACACAGGTCCAGAGGGGGCTGGAGAAACTCACATCTGCTCAGGTGGACCAGAAG ACTGCTGAGGTGGTGCAGTATTTCTTAGTGAAGGACCAAAAGAAGATGCCGATACGCCGAGCAG ATATTGTGAAACATGTGGTGAAGGAGTACAGAAACATCTACCCTGAGATCATCAACAGAGCAGCACAGATGTTTGACAAG GTCTTTGGATTCAAACTGGTTGAAATCGACACCAAAAATCATCTGTACATCCTCGTCAATAAGTTGGAGCCAACTGAGGCCCCCTCCCCGATCCC TGCCCCGGTGAATCCAAAGATGGGCCTGCTGTTCGTCATCCTGAGCGTTGTTTTCATGAAGGGAGGAGCGGTCAGAGAAA ACCTCGTCTGGAACATGCTCAAGAAGCTGCGCGTCGACCAAGG AGAGAGACATGACGAGTTCGGGGACGTGAAGAAGGTGGTCACCGATGAGTTCGTGCGTCAGAG gtACCTGGAGTACGTCCGAATCCCTCACACGGAGCCCATCGAGCATGAGTTCAGATGGGGTCAGCGTGCAGAACTTGAAGTGTCCAAAACCCAAATCCTTAAGTTCATGGGCGAG cttcatgaagtggaTCCTCAGAGCTGGAGTCAGCAGTACAAAGAAGCTCACTCCTCCCAGACCTCCTCCCAGCCCGGTACCAGCAGCCAGAGATGA
- the si:dkey-96f10.1 gene encoding 6-phosphofructo-2-kinase/fructose-2,6-bisphosphatase isoform X2, giving the protein METEQQQRRQNGNPVRGRRRVRCESTASVPQFTNSPTMIVMVGLPARGKTYISKKLTRYLNWIGVTTKVFNVGQYRRDATRSYNSFEFFRPDNTEAMKIRKACAIAALKDVCEYFSRDLGQVVVFDATNTTLERRGVIFSFAKENGYKVFFVESICDDPEIIAENIKQVKLSSPDYVGCDKEEAVADFLKRIECYKQTYVPLDDDKDRNLSYIKIFNVGSRYLVNRVQDHIQSRIVYYLMNIHVTPRSIYLCRHGESELNLTGRIGGDSGLSPRGAQFASALGTYMRGQCISDLKVWTSHMKRTIQTAEALGVQYEQWKALNEIDAGVCEEMTYEEIQEHFPEEFALRDQDKYRYRYPRGESYEDLVQRLEPVIMELERQENVLVICHQAVMRCLLAYFLDKSANELPYLKCPLHTVLKLTPVAYGCKVESVFLHIEAVNTHRDKPENVDVDRDPAEALETVPDHI; this is encoded by the exons GAACGGGAACCCGGTGCGGGGGAGGCGGCGGGTCCGCTGCGAGAGCACAG catcAGTGCCCCAGTTCACCAACTCCCCCACCATGATCGTGATGGTGGGACTCCCGGCGAGAGGGAAGACCTACATCTCTAAAAAGCTCACCAGATACCTGAACTGGATCGGCGTCACGACTAAAG TGTTCAACGTGGGTCAGTACCGGAGGGACGCCACACGCTCCTACAACAGCTTCGAGTTCTTCAGACCCGACAACACGGAGGCCATGAAGATCCGCAA GGCCTGTGCCATCGCTGCTCTCAAAGACGTGTGTGAGTACTTCAGCAGAGACCTGGGGCAGGTGGTG GTTTTTGACGCCACCAACACGACCCTGGAGCGCAGAGGAGTCATCTTCAGCTTCGCCAAGGAGAACGGTTACAAG GTGTTCTTCGTGGAGTCGATATGCGACGACCCTGAAATCATCGCTGAGAACATTAAG CAAGTGAAGCTGAGCAGTCCGGACTACGTGGGCTGTGACAAAGAGGAAGCTGTGGCCGACTTCCTGAAGAGGATCGAATGTTACAAGCAGACCTACGTCCCGCTGGACGACGACAAAGACAG GAACTTATCCTACATCAAGATCTTCAACGTGGGCAGCAGGTACCTGGTGAACCGAGTCCAGGACCACATCCAGAGCCGGATAGTCTACTACCTCATGAACATCCACGTCACCCCGAGGTCCATCTACCTGTGCCGGCACGGAGAGAGCGAGCTCAACCTCACGGGGCGCATCGGGGGAGACTCCGGCCTGTCTCCTAGGGGGGCTCAG tttgccAGCGCTCTGGGTACGTACATGCGAGGGCAGTGCATCAGTGACCTGAAGGTGTGGACGAGTCACATGAAGAGGACGATCCAGACGGCCGAGGCTCTAGGAGTCCAGTACGAACAGTGGAAGGCGCTCAATGAGATCGACGCT ggtgtgtgtgaggagatgaCGTACGAGGAGATCCAGGAGCACTTCCCGGAGGAGTTCGCTCTGAGGGACCAGGACAAGTATCGCTACCGTTACCCCcgaggagag TCATACGAGGACCTGGTGCAGCGTCTGGAGCCGGTCATCATGGAGCTGGAGAGGCAGGAGAACGTGTTGGTCATCTGTCACCAGGCCGTGATGAGATGTCTGCTGGCTTACTTCTTAGACAAGAGTGCAA ACGAGCTGCCCTACCTGAAGTGTCCTCTCCACACGGTTCTGAAACTCACCCCAGTCGCCTACG gtTGTAAAGTGGAGTCTGTCTTCCTCCATATTGAAGCTGTGAACACGCACAGAGACAAACCAGAG AACGTGGACGTGGACAGAGACCCGGCGGAGGCTCTGGAGACGGTCCCCGACCACATCTAG
- the si:dkey-150i13.2 gene encoding mitochondrial carnitine/acylcarnitine carrier protein: MGEEVRVSPLKNFVAGGVAGACLLLAGHPLDTIKVRLQTQPKASCTQYVLYNGTYDCFRKTVSKEGILGLYKGMGAPLAGVAPMMAISFFGFGLGKQLQQTDPNKPLTHTQIFLSGCLAGVFTTVIVAPGERIKCLLQVQASGGNSKYAGPLDCAVRLYKEQGIRSVYKGTVLTLIRDVPSNGLYFLTYHYLKNFLTPEGQSVSQLSTPNILLAGGIAGILNWTIALPPDVLKSNFQTAAEGKYRGLLDVLRTLLREEGPKALYKGFNAVFLRAFPANAACFLGFEVALKGLNALAPTW, from the exons ATGGGGGAAGAAGTAAGAGTTTCCCCGCTGAAGAACTTCGTGGCTGGAGGGGTCGCAGGAGCCTGTCTGCTGCTGGCAGGACACCCACTGGACACCATCAAG GTGAGACTCCAGACGCAGCCCAAAGCCTCCTGCACTCAGTATGTTCTCTACAACGGAACATACGACTGCTTCCGCAAGACCGTTTCTAAAGag ggcatCCTCGGCCTCTATAAAGGGATGGGTGCTCCTCTGGCCGGCGTGGCTCCGATGATGGCCATCAGTTTCTTCGGGTTCGGTCTGGGAAAACAGCTCCAGCAGACGGACCCTAATAAACCCCTAAC gCACACTCAGATATTCCTCTCCGGCTGTCTGGCGGGAGTCTTCACGACAGTCATCGTGGCTCCAGGAGAGAGAATCAAGTGTTTACTGCAG gtTCAGGCCAGCGGCGGGAACTCAAAGTATGCAGGTCCTCTGGACTGTGCGGTGCGGCTCTACAAGGAGCAGGGGATCCGCAGCGTCTACAAAGGAACTGTCCTGACTCTGATCAGAG atgtGCCTTCCAACGGTCTCTACTTCCTGACTTATCATTACCTCAAAAACTTCCTCACACCTGAAGGTCAAAG tgtgtctcagCTCAGCACTCCAAACATCCTCCTGGCTGGAGGTATAGCAGGAATATTAAACTGGACGATCGCTCTTCCTCCTGACGTCCTGAAATCAAACTTCCAGACAG ctgcagAAGGGAAGTACAGAGGTCTGCTTGACGTCCTGAGAACGCTGCTCCGAGAAGAAGGACCCAAAGCTCTTTATAAAGGATTTAACGCCGTGTTTCTACGAGCCTTCCCTGCCAACGCG GCCTGTTTCCTGGGGTTCGAGGTGGCGTTAAAAGGACTGAACGCCCTCGCTCCCACCTGGTGA
- the si:dkey-96f10.1 gene encoding 6-phosphofructo-2-kinase/fructose-2,6-bisphosphatase isoform X1: MSETQSKLTQNPLEKTWVPWVKSRMSQRRGSSVPQFTNSPTMIVMVGLPARGKTYISKKLTRYLNWIGVTTKVFNVGQYRRDATRSYNSFEFFRPDNTEAMKIRKACAIAALKDVCEYFSRDLGQVVVFDATNTTLERRGVIFSFAKENGYKVFFVESICDDPEIIAENIKQVKLSSPDYVGCDKEEAVADFLKRIECYKQTYVPLDDDKDRNLSYIKIFNVGSRYLVNRVQDHIQSRIVYYLMNIHVTPRSIYLCRHGESELNLTGRIGGDSGLSPRGAQFASALGTYMRGQCISDLKVWTSHMKRTIQTAEALGVQYEQWKALNEIDAGVCEEMTYEEIQEHFPEEFALRDQDKYRYRYPRGESYEDLVQRLEPVIMELERQENVLVICHQAVMRCLLAYFLDKSANELPYLKCPLHTVLKLTPVAYGCKVESVFLHIEAVNTHRDKPENVDVDRDPAEALETVPDHI; the protein is encoded by the exons ATGTCAGAGACTCAGAGCAAACTCACTCAGAATCCTCTGGAGAAGACCTGGGTGCCATGGGTGAAAAGCAGGATGAGCCAACGCAGAGGct catcAGTGCCCCAGTTCACCAACTCCCCCACCATGATCGTGATGGTGGGACTCCCGGCGAGAGGGAAGACCTACATCTCTAAAAAGCTCACCAGATACCTGAACTGGATCGGCGTCACGACTAAAG TGTTCAACGTGGGTCAGTACCGGAGGGACGCCACACGCTCCTACAACAGCTTCGAGTTCTTCAGACCCGACAACACGGAGGCCATGAAGATCCGCAA GGCCTGTGCCATCGCTGCTCTCAAAGACGTGTGTGAGTACTTCAGCAGAGACCTGGGGCAGGTGGTG GTTTTTGACGCCACCAACACGACCCTGGAGCGCAGAGGAGTCATCTTCAGCTTCGCCAAGGAGAACGGTTACAAG GTGTTCTTCGTGGAGTCGATATGCGACGACCCTGAAATCATCGCTGAGAACATTAAG CAAGTGAAGCTGAGCAGTCCGGACTACGTGGGCTGTGACAAAGAGGAAGCTGTGGCCGACTTCCTGAAGAGGATCGAATGTTACAAGCAGACCTACGTCCCGCTGGACGACGACAAAGACAG GAACTTATCCTACATCAAGATCTTCAACGTGGGCAGCAGGTACCTGGTGAACCGAGTCCAGGACCACATCCAGAGCCGGATAGTCTACTACCTCATGAACATCCACGTCACCCCGAGGTCCATCTACCTGTGCCGGCACGGAGAGAGCGAGCTCAACCTCACGGGGCGCATCGGGGGAGACTCCGGCCTGTCTCCTAGGGGGGCTCAG tttgccAGCGCTCTGGGTACGTACATGCGAGGGCAGTGCATCAGTGACCTGAAGGTGTGGACGAGTCACATGAAGAGGACGATCCAGACGGCCGAGGCTCTAGGAGTCCAGTACGAACAGTGGAAGGCGCTCAATGAGATCGACGCT ggtgtgtgtgaggagatgaCGTACGAGGAGATCCAGGAGCACTTCCCGGAGGAGTTCGCTCTGAGGGACCAGGACAAGTATCGCTACCGTTACCCCcgaggagag TCATACGAGGACCTGGTGCAGCGTCTGGAGCCGGTCATCATGGAGCTGGAGAGGCAGGAGAACGTGTTGGTCATCTGTCACCAGGCCGTGATGAGATGTCTGCTGGCTTACTTCTTAGACAAGAGTGCAA ACGAGCTGCCCTACCTGAAGTGTCCTCTCCACACGGTTCTGAAACTCACCCCAGTCGCCTACG gtTGTAAAGTGGAGTCTGTCTTCCTCCATATTGAAGCTGTGAACACGCACAGAGACAAACCAGAG AACGTGGACGTGGACAGAGACCCGGCGGAGGCTCTGGAGACGGTCCCCGACCACATCTAG